Genomic segment of Apium graveolens cultivar Ventura chromosome 7, ASM990537v1, whole genome shotgun sequence:
GGGAAATGACTTCAAGGCATTGATTTTTGAGTTCGTGACTAATGGGAGTTTGGACAGTTCGTTGAATCCAAATCCTCATCATCATCGAGGCAATGAAAGAAATTTAACTTTACTCCAAAGACTAAATATTGCCATCGATGTTGCACTAGGGGTCGATTATCTACATCATCATAGTCATGCAAGTATCATTCATTCTGACCTAAAGCCAAGTAACATTCTTCTTGACGAGAATTTTGTTGCTCATATTAGTGATTTTGGTTTGGCGAGGTTTTCTTTTACTACAAGTGATATCAATCAAGCACAAATGAGTTCAACAGGTGTACGTGGAACAATTGGATACATTCCACCGGGTGAATTTTTATATTGTTTTCTTATACAATATTTATTACTGCTTTAAAGGTTGAGTTAAATGATTCTATATATTGCTTAATTAACTTAATCAGACTTATAGGAGTATCATATACATCAAGAAATGTTATCATGTGCCAGTTTTATTAACCCTTTAGTTGTGCAGAATATGGAATGTGCGGGAAGATATCTACAGAGGGAGATGTGTATAGTTATAGAATTCTTCTACTAGAAATGTTTTCGGGGAAGCGGCCTACAGAAAGCGGCATATAAATGGACAATGACAAGGATCTTCATGATTATGTGAAAAAGGCATTGCCGCAAAGAGTGATGGACATTGTTGATCCAAGGATTGTACTAGATCAAGAAGAACATGGCTCGAATTTTAATCAATCACACAACAGGGCTTTCATGGAGGTATGCCTGGCATCAATATTTGAAGTAGGGATATTATGTTCCGGAGAGACTCCACAAAAACGCATTGACATTAGTGTTGCTATTACATTATTACATGCGGTAAGAGGCAAACTTCTGCAGTGCAGTCGGTAATGTGGTTGAGAATGACAAATAAGAATGTGTATGTATTTCCCCTACTTCTATCCATTTATATTTGTATGTTTCGATCCGTAAGTTACAGAGACCTTGCCTAATATATTGTAATTAAGTTTCTTTGTTAAACACGCTTAGACATTTGCTATTTGCTGATACATCACCCTTCATGATATTTTGACTTAGATTATCCAGTTCTATTTGCTATTTTTTGCAAGGATAATTTTCTGAACTATAGAAGCCAAAGAAAGTATGAATTGTGTGATTCTACTGTATTATTAGTGAAAATCTGAGTACATATGGATTTGCTTCTAGTTTTCGCTTATTTCAATAATTCTAATTATCACTATAACATTCTTGTTAGTTGTGGCTGGCCAGCTGGGATGATTGATGAAAAATTATGGGGTGGTATGAAAAAGATAGATTTACTTAGGACAAAGCCTTCATCCAGATGTTTTTTTGCTCATCTCGTTACATGCTCTAGATTGATTAGTCTGTTCCTTTTTACATCAGTCTGTCGAAAGCTATTTCTACTATATATCTACTCGCATGGTCACACTCCACATCAAAAGAGATATTTGACTTCAGCTGCAGCTTATTTCATTATTTGTCTTCGATATTCACTATTTAGTAGACAGACATAAGTACCAGAGAAGTGACTGTGTAAGGTTGAATTTAACATTCAATATCTTAATTTACTAATCCACATTCTGCTCCTGCTCCTGGAAAAATTTAACAATCGGAGGCTGCTTGATTCTTGAGGGGCCTAATCTAGGTATTGTACTTGGTATCAGCCTGATATGATGATCAAGACTTAGATTGGTGTTTATCTAGTTCAACCGTAATGATTATCGACGTAATTGATTGTGTATACTGATCTGTAGTAACCACCTAGTTTAATTTTTACGTTGCTCATCACTTAATGTGTAAAATTTTTAATTTAGATTTGTTTTCAGGGAAAAGTACTTCATCCAGATACTTTTGCTGCATGTATGTGCCTCAGGTTTTTTAACTAATTCATATGTGGTTGAGTTAGGTGAAGAATATGTTGCATATGCATCGACCCAATCTAGTATCTCTTTATGTCGGAGAGTTCCGATGAACCTTGCATACTGTTGCTTTAGATTTAAAAGGTTTTCTTTTTCTCTTTGATGCCTTGTATAATCTGTAGATTTGTCGTATTTGCTTCATCATAATATGTAGATTTGTCATTTTTGCTTCATCATCTGGTTATATGTTTGCTAATATGTTTTACTCCCAAGTGAAATAAATACTTGTAAAATATTATGGCAGGCGTTTTAGTTCTAAATTTGAATGAGTTAATAAGCTAAAATATAATTGAACTACTAGCTAACTTGTAGTTGGGTAACTAAACTCAAAAAATTTGCAGTCAACTCATTATAGTAATAAAAACTTGCATTTAGGTAATTGAACTCGAAAAATTTGCAATCAATTCATTAAACCGATAAAAACTTGCATTTGGGTAACCGCCGTTAACATGCACTAACAGAATTGAACAGAAATTTAtccaaattttataatttataaattttatatatttaagaaaaatgataagaTCAAAAACTTTATAAATTTAtaagtatttttttaaaaaataagcACGTAAAAAAACAAACTAATTGATTTATTTAACAAAAAAACTAACTGATTTAAGCAAAAAAACTAATATATTTATTTAGCATTAAAAAACCAATTGATGTATTTAGCAAAAAAATACTAATgaatatatttagaaaaaaaaCTAACATTAggaaaaaaaattgtaaaaattaactgatttatttagaaaaagaaccgAAGACAACTAATTgatttatttagaaaaaaaataataaaaaatgaaaaaacTAACGAATTTCGTTAAAGTCAAAGATGATTTAAAGTTTGTGCACATTTTTTAATGTTCAATGACTAGATTGCAAGTTACATGTAGTTCAATGATCAGTTAGCAAGCTTTTTGTGTTTAGTGATGACATACTTACAAGTTGGTGATGCGTTCATTGATGTTTTAGTCTATTAACCCAAATTTGAATGTAATTCATACAGGCATGGAGAAGAAATTTTTGGTGTTAATCGCATCTGAAGGGTCACAAAACAGCTGGTACAAAGCTATGTAGTGTAATCTGATTTGGAGAGTTTGAACAAAGCTAGCTAGTTACCAGTCAAATGACCATAGATTGAACGTTTTGCAGAAATCAAATCATTCCATGACAGCTGGGATCAGTACAGTTTCCAAAGGGAATTGATCAGGAAGATGCAGAAGATACTAATTGGTCCCAGCTCTGACTTAAAGATAAGCCTTGTGCGTTAGCAATTTGTGACTTCTGGGTGGGAGGGGGAATTATAGAAAGGATGCAACCTTTAGAAGAGGGGTCAAGTTGGGTTGTTAAGCAATTTGTTAGACAATGTCAAGACTATTATTCTCTATAATTTGATTCATCCTCCTCTTCGTGTTTCTGGCAACCACTCTCTGTTCAAGAAAAACAGAAGTTTCATCATGTGTTTTGCCTTATGTGCACTATccaatattaaaaaaattaaccTTAGAATTTTAGATGCATTCATCTTTTGGATATCTTTGAAGATTGACTATATTGTGGGATAGTTTGCCCAAGTCAAGCTAAGTTCATACACCAAGTTCTGAGTTTCTGCAAAATGTCTCCTTTAAAAGGTACTAAGTAGCTTTGTGGAAAACGCGACTCTCCATCAACATAAGAAATAATAAATTTCTGGACCATTAGCTTTTCCCTGCAAATAGACACTTGACTCTCCATAAATTTCATTAAGAGTTATTGCTATAAATGAAAATGTGACTTGTTTTACAACAACTGAAACTTCTCTAGGTTAAACTAATAGGTACTACTGTGATGTATAATTATGTATATTGTGGGATAGTAAGATGATTTACAACATTTGGTAAAATTAATAATCACTCATTGTATAGTTATTTCTTTTGAATAAttaatgatgacttcaaagcTTTCTCCAGTTAATCATTCTCTGGGTGTCATGTTTCATATAGAAGTACTAATGTCAAATGTGCTGCGGAAAAAGAAATATAATGATCATAAAAAGAGACTACAGACCACTCATCTTTTCCTTTTTGAATAATACAATTATGACTTTCATCTTTTTTCCAATTAATCATTTTTTAAGAGAGCTGCCTCACAGTGCTTTAAGCCATCTCCAATAGTTGTGatccaaaaatccaaatttggatcaTCAACTGATCCAACCAACTCCAACAATGTGATCCAAATTTATGACCCAAATTactttttacatataataatatataaatatcatattaagcgattatatcttaaatttatcatttaatcattattaacaatttatataacatttcataaattaattaaatcaaaaaaattaatacacataaaaatattaaaattgtgcacTTAATTCACGAAAAACGCATTTATTGCAATAATTAATATACAAAATATCATTGATGTATATTCTTCCCACAAATGTTCAATTAATACATCTATAAGTGCAATATGTGcctctttatttttatttttaaattttaataaaattatgttttttcattattttaagttttatttaaaaaataaattttattaactattaattatatttttttattaattatataattaaataatcaaaaatcaattcaaaagcttataaattacaaataacaatataattattttatattaaatcaagtgaTATCATTGTTGGAATGAAAATTTGGGATAATCTGTtccaaatttgaatttttggatCACTGTTGGATTTGCTCTTAGTTACTACTGCATATTCAACTTCCTTACTTGTGGGGTGCTCTTATGTGACGCATCGAGCAGAGGAACGTATAGAGCATGTGTAATAGAAATATGTGGTTACTATTTCAGCAAATTTCAATACTAAGTTGTGCGAAATTCAGAGATGTGTATTCAATCAaaattttaaaggatttttttgaattcttgaaattaagagctatttaatttggattttaaattttttttttaaaatctgtCGGTATTCAATTAGGTTTTTTAAAAGTTTttcaaaatctgatggtattcaaaaaTCCGTTGATTATTTTTTATTTGACAATATTGTGGATTTTAATGGATTTGCTAGTTcatttttaatcttttgaaatctctttaaaatacatgagattttgaatgaTTTGTGAAAAATTTCATAAAATCAGCAAGACTCTGCAAATTTTTTCCAGCAATTCTGTCAAAATCAACGAACAATTAAAATTAACGAAAATCTTCCAAAATGTATAGATTATTATcaatcctttaaaatctgaaatgaTACACCCCTTAGTTTCTAAGGCCAACTTCAAGTACAACAATAGTCTAGTTTTAAACGGTAAACCTAATTCCTTATTCTTTGATCAACAAAATCCCAGCTTTACCGCTGAACAAAGTTAGTGCTACCAGAAATATTACACACCATGTACTGCTAAATCTTAACACGGTACCATCACCTTTTTCTTTGTG
This window contains:
- the LOC141673466 gene encoding putative LRR receptor-like serine/threonine-protein kinase At3g47570; this translates as MILILVLVVPFSILLACLALIFFRRQNSKKLNEPIPVLQDSHYPKLSYQDLLLATNGFSPNNLIGEGRDSYVYKGVLESVELAVAVKVLNVEVRGADKRFLAECETLRNICHRNLIRIITACSSIDHMGNDFKALIFEFVTNGSLDSSLNPNPHHHRGNERNLTLLQRLNIAIDVALGVDYLHHHSHASIIHSDLKPSNILLDENFVAHISDFGLARFSFTTSDINQAQMSSTGVRGTIGYIPPEYGMCGKISTEGDVYSYRILLLEMFSGKRPTESGI